From one Dermatophagoides farinae isolate YC_2012a chromosome 5, ASM2471394v1, whole genome shotgun sequence genomic stretch:
- the LOC142597524 gene encoding uncharacterized protein LOC142597524 yields the protein MEPNSDDPNIPTYKTRVCHILEFTDIENSTSYNCFEAVNDHGIPIMDVPLVLYSTEPIELEEDDGGLTNDQQVTFTIHRSPREPTRYSATVYLGPPDNRRNDCCEVSIPGLVHLIRQQNGSFEVKRIINSVNSVQWIINYI from the coding sequence atggaaccaAACAGTGATGATCCTAATATTCCTACTTATAAAACGCGTGTATGTCACATTTTGGAATTTACTGATATAGAAAATTCAACTTCATACAATTGTTTTGAAGCAGTTAATGATCATGGAATCCCAATAATGGATGTTCCACTTGTTTTGTATTCTACCGAACCAATTGAACTTGAGGAGGATGATGGAGGTTTAACTAACGATCAACAAGTTACTTTTACTATTCATCGATCACCAAGAGAACCTACTAGATATTCAGCTACAGTCTATCTTGGTCCGCCGGATAATCGACgaaatgattgttgtgaaGTTTCTATTCCTGGACTTGTACATTTAATTAGACAACAAAATGGTAGTTTCGAAGTTAAACGAATTATCAATAGTGTTAATTCAGTACAATGGATTAttaattatatataa